From the Cucurbita pepo subsp. pepo cultivar mu-cu-16 chromosome LG05, ASM280686v2, whole genome shotgun sequence genome, one window contains:
- the LOC111794830 gene encoding WAT1-related protein At5g47470-like has protein sequence MKIGAMEDVAIIGGLISVQFIYAGNSVLLSYLMSLGLNPLNIVIYIASATFLFLAPLAVCFERSNWPKKLSFKLVLQLVLISFGGVTLFQTLLLEGIKLTSPAMATAMPNIAPGLIFIIAWCFRLERVKLGCLYSKVKILGTLLCVVGAIIMSILHSTITIPAKEQLIFLPSSVLFNKEKFIGCLYLMMAVFVLSSNVVLQATALGELPAPMSLSAVTSFIGVLTTAVVQLLKNHKLETEWSTVNMKDLLCYSLLGGIVSGISLSFNGWAMKKRGPVLVSIFSPIGTVFSVILSVFTLGDTISIGSLAGMFLMFCGLYFVLWAKGKEGYCDGSGYQSDDFDIEKPLLS, from the exons ATGAAGATTGGAGCGATGGAAGATGTGGCGATAATTGGAGGATTGATTTCAGTGCAGTTCATATACGCTGGAAACTCGGTATTGCTAAGTTATTTGATGTCGTTAGGGCTCAATCCTCTCAACATCGTCATTTATATTGCCTCTGCCACATTTCTATTTTTGGCTCCTCTGGCTGTTTGTTTTGAAAG GAGCAATTGGCCCAAGAAATTGAGTTTCAAGTTGGTGCTTCAGCTTGTTCTGATCTCCTTTGGCGG GGTAACTTTGTTCCAAACTCTGCTATTAGAAGGGATAAAGCTGACTTCTCCAGCCATGGCAACTGCCATGCCAAACATTGCTCCTGGTCTCATCTTTATCATTGCCTGGTGTTTTAG ATTAGAGAGAGTCAAACTTGGTTGTCTGTACAGCAAAGTTAAGATTTTAGGGACATTGCTTTGTGTAGTGGGCGCCATCATAATGAGCATACTGCACAGCACCATCACGATACCGGCAAAAGAGCAGctaatttttcttccttcatctGTACTCTTCAATAAGGAAAAGTTTATTGGTTGTTTGTATCTCATGATGGCGGTCTTCGTATTATCAAGCAATGTTGTATTGCAG GCTACAGCCCTTGGTGAATTACCCGCTCCAATGTCGTTGAGTGCTGTAACTTCGTTCATTGGAGTATTAACGACTGCAGTTGTACAATTACTGAAGAATCATAAGTTAGAAACCGAATGGTCAACTGTCAACATGAAGGATTTACTCTGCTACTCTCTATTG GGAGGAATAGTGAGCGGTATAAGCTTGAGCTTCAACGGGTGGGCAATGAAGAAAAGAGGGCCAGTTTTGGTGTCAATTTTCAGTCCTATTGGAACAGTTTTCTCTGTCATTCTCTCTGTCTTCACCTTAGGAGACACTATTTCCATTGGAAG CCTTGCTGGtatgttcttgatgttctGTGGGCTCTACTTTGTGCTTTGGgccaaaggaaaagaaggtTACTGTGATGGGAGTGGCTATCAAAGTGATGACTTTGATATTGAGAAACCTTTACTCTCTTGA
- the LOC111794980 gene encoding metalloendoproteinase 4-MMP-like has translation HPIXFSRWSAVIPLNFTESLDYESSDIRIGFYQGDHGDGEAFDGVLGVLAHAFSPENGRLHLDAAERWAVDFEKEKSKVAVDLESVVTHEIGHVLGLAHSAVKEAVMYPSLSPRGKKVELRMDDVEGVQALYGSNPNFKLDSFLESEKSTNTGSSNTTNFFFFFFFSFFIFVWF, from the coding sequence catcCGATTCNGTTCTCGCGGTGGTCCGCGGTGATTCCGCTGAACTTCACCGAGTCGTTAGACTACGAATCGTCAGACATACGAATCGGATTCTACCAGGGCGATCACGGCGATGGAGAGGCGTTTGACGGAGTATTAGGCGTTTTAGCGCACGCGTTTTCGCCGGAAAACGGAAGGCTCCACCTGGACGCGGCAGAGAGGTGGGCGGTGGATTTCGAAAAGGAGAAATCGAAAGTGGCAGTGGATTTGGAATCGGTTGTGACGCATGAGATAGGGCACGTTCTTGGACTGGCTCACTCTGCGGTGAAGGAAGCAGTGATGTATCCGAGTCTGAGTCCGCGAGGGAAGAAGGTGGAGCTGAGGATGGATGACGTGGAAGGAGTCCAGGCTTTGTATGGTTCAAATCCCAATTTCAAATTGGATTCGTTTTTGGAATCTGAAAAGTCCACCAACACTGGATCTTCAAACACCactaatttcttcttcttctttttcttctccttcttcatttTCGTATGGTTTTAG
- the LOC111794829 gene encoding metalloendoproteinase 4-MMP-like, producing the protein MFPFFRYYLFFFYLLSSVFLFSSVFPATTPLDFTTATAAFDASNNYAWRNFARFLDAGEGSEVTGMSELKKYLNRFGYLPVSPENNFSDFVDDQFVSALILYQKRLGLSVTGKLDSETIASIMSPRCGMSDLIKINDATTSTIHSTRRYAFFNGQPRWIRASTLTYALSPDYTIEYLTSSEIRNVVRRSFSRWSAVIPLNFTESLDYESSDIRIGFYQGDHGDGEAFDGVLGVLAHAFSPENGRLHLDAAERWAVDFEKEKSKVAVDLESVVTHEIGHVLGLAHSAVKEAVMYPSLSPRGKKVELRMDDVEGVQALYGSNPNFKLDSFLESEKSTNTGSSNTTNFFFFFFFSFFIFVWF; encoded by the coding sequence ATGTTTCCGTTTTTCCGTTAttacctcttcttcttctaccttctctcctctgtttttctcttttcctctgtttttcccGCCACAACTCCGCTGGACTTCACGACGGCGACTGCCGCCTTCGATGCCAGCAACAACTATGCCTGGAGAAACTTCGCTCGGTTCCTCGACGCCGGCGAGGGCAGCGAAGTGACCGGCATGTCGGAGCTGAAGAAGTATTTGAATCGATTCGGTTACCTTCCGGTTTCCCCTGAAAACAACTTCTCCGATTTCGTGGACGACCAATTCGTATCGGCGTTGATTCTGTACCAGAAGCGGTTAGGTTTATCAGTCACTGGAAAGCTCGATTCCGAAACGATCGCGAGCATCATGTCGCCTCGATGCGGAATGAGTGACCTAATTAAAATCAACGATGCAACAACGTCGACGATTCACTCAACGCGCCGATACGCGTTCTTCAACGGCCAGCCACGATGGATTCGAGCCTCGACGTTAACCTACGCTCTCTCACCAGACTACACAATCGAATACCTAACTTCATCGGAAATCCGTAACGTCGTCCGACGATCGTTCTCGCGGTGGTCCGCGGTGATTCCGCTGAACTTCACCGAGTCGTTAGACTACGAATCGTCAGACATACGAATCGGATTCTACCAGGGCGATCACGGCGATGGAGAGGCGTTTGACGGAGTATTAGGCGTTTTAGCGCACGCGTTTTCGCCGGAAAACGGAAGGCTCCACCTGGACGCGGCAGAGAGGTGGGCGGTGGATTTCGAAAAGGAGAAATCGAAAGTGGCAGTGGATTTGGAATCGGTTGTGACGCATGAGATAGGGCACGTTCTTGGACTGGCTCACTCTGCGGTGAAGGAAGCAGTGATGTATCCGAGTCTGAGTCCGCGAGGGAAGAAGGTGGAGCTGAGGATGGATGACGTGGAAGGAGTCCAGGCTTTGTATGGTTCAAATCCCAATTTCAAATTGGATTCGTTTTTGGAATCTGAAAAGTCCACCAACACTGGATCTTCAAACACCactaatttcttcttcttctttttcttctccttcttcatttTCGTATGGTTTTAG